The following proteins are co-located in the Spirosoma montaniterrae genome:
- a CDS encoding Gfo/Idh/MocA family protein, giving the protein MNRRQFLQTGSAAALTGPALGFPTIIPASVLTGNRTGRPAPSDRVTVGLIGTGRQGYGQNLQGADLKSIGARVPGLLDVPEAQLVAISDVDSWRMAKAKATIEGHYAKATPGSSFKGLSAYRDFREIIARKDIDAVMISTPDHWHVPMGILAARAKKHVSCEKPLSLSVQQGRLLVDALTKYNVVNRTDSEFRSVRPQNQAVELVRNGRIGQLQKIEISFPSDPTPVPAQADMPVPKELDYDLWLGPAPYVPYTDMRVHTPFDILKRPNWMRVDTYAQGMIANWGAHYFDMAQWANNSEYSGPVEVFGKGEFPKSLWNSMINFQVMYRYANGVEMTCQQTLTSKPGIKYTGSTGWILVEGFPGVLTSSNPALLTSKPQEGELDLSKTLWDKPDFIDAVKTGRKTLEPIEVGHRTISISQIGLIACQLGASTGSPGEKLVWNPEKEQFVGNNAANALLTAPLARKEWIM; this is encoded by the coding sequence ATGAATCGTCGTCAGTTTCTCCAGACCGGTAGCGCAGCAGCTCTCACCGGACCAGCTCTCGGTTTTCCGACCATCATACCGGCTTCGGTGCTGACAGGCAACCGCACCGGTCGACCGGCTCCGTCGGATCGCGTGACCGTCGGATTAATTGGTACCGGTCGGCAGGGGTATGGGCAAAATCTTCAGGGAGCCGACTTAAAAAGCATTGGTGCCCGCGTACCCGGCCTGCTCGACGTGCCCGAAGCCCAACTTGTCGCCATCTCCGACGTAGATAGCTGGCGCATGGCGAAGGCAAAAGCCACCATTGAGGGGCACTACGCCAAAGCAACGCCGGGTAGTAGCTTCAAGGGGCTATCGGCTTACCGTGATTTTCGGGAGATCATCGCCCGTAAAGACATCGATGCCGTGATGATCTCAACCCCCGACCACTGGCACGTACCGATGGGCATACTGGCGGCCCGCGCCAAAAAACACGTCAGTTGCGAAAAACCCCTTAGCCTGAGCGTACAGCAGGGGCGACTGCTGGTCGATGCACTGACGAAGTACAACGTCGTTAACCGGACCGACAGTGAGTTTCGGTCTGTTCGCCCACAGAATCAGGCAGTTGAACTGGTGCGAAACGGGCGCATCGGGCAATTGCAGAAAATCGAGATTTCGTTCCCGTCCGACCCAACCCCCGTGCCTGCTCAGGCCGATATGCCCGTGCCGAAGGAGTTGGATTACGACCTGTGGCTCGGCCCGGCTCCCTACGTACCCTACACCGATATGCGGGTGCATACGCCTTTCGACATTCTGAAACGACCCAACTGGATGCGTGTAGACACCTATGCGCAGGGCATGATTGCCAACTGGGGTGCCCACTATTTCGACATGGCCCAGTGGGCCAACAACAGCGAATACTCGGGGCCGGTAGAGGTTTTTGGAAAAGGGGAGTTTCCGAAAAGTTTGTGGAACTCGATGATCAATTTCCAGGTAATGTATCGCTATGCCAACGGGGTTGAGATGACCTGCCAGCAAACGCTCACCAGTAAGCCGGGTATCAAATATACCGGTTCGACGGGCTGGATTCTGGTAGAAGGTTTTCCCGGCGTATTGACCAGCAGTAACCCGGCCCTGCTTACCTCAAAACCGCAGGAAGGCGAACTGGACCTCTCGAAAACGCTTTGGGACAAACCCGATTTTATCGACGCGGTGAAAACAGGCCGCAAAACGCTCGAACCCATCGAAGTGGGCCACCGAACCATTTCCATTTCGCAGATTGGTCTGATTGCCTGCCAATTAGGTGCGTCTACCGGCTCGCCGGGCGAGAAGTTAGTCTGGAATCCTGAGAAAGAGCAGTTTGTGGGCAACAACGCGGCCAACGCCCTACTGACCGCTCCGCTGGCCCGCAAAGAGTGGATCATGTAA
- a CDS encoding sugar phosphate isomerase/epimerase family protein: protein MRRIQLLLGLLIVCLTTTAHPPKRIKRATECRTVERRTVPNDFFVLHNAIRGDSTYKTFDQQVALIKSLGYDGVEINQLESFEGMKTALDKHRFTGSYFYIRVNLDQPELDPRIEPYIRALAGSKTILAPFIVGDKTRFPPGRHSAGRHSAGRHSAGRHPASSGVADSVVVRHLRQMADWAKAAGLTIALYPHVGFYVERADHALQLVEQVARPNVGLTFNLCHWLATREGGPVAFRYDWKPLLAKLKPHLKMMTICGANDVPLTQAAKEPGGLWNDYIKLLGTGSFDTYELVRYAVQELGFRGPIGVQFYALKGDKPTNLRQTMAVWQEYQTRFPRLR from the coding sequence ATGAGACGAATTCAATTGTTGCTCGGCCTGCTCATTGTCTGCCTGACAACGACTGCCCACCCGCCAAAACGGATAAAACGGGCTACCGAGTGTCGAACCGTTGAGCGTCGAACCGTCCCCAACGATTTTTTCGTATTGCACAATGCCATCCGGGGCGATTCGACGTACAAAACGTTCGATCAGCAAGTTGCGCTGATTAAAAGTCTCGGTTACGATGGCGTGGAGATCAACCAACTGGAGTCGTTCGAGGGCATGAAAACCGCGCTGGACAAGCACCGATTTACCGGCTCGTATTTCTACATCCGTGTCAACCTCGACCAGCCGGAGTTAGACCCGCGTATTGAACCCTACATCCGGGCGTTGGCCGGGAGCAAAACCATATTGGCCCCCTTCATCGTCGGCGATAAAACCCGGTTTCCTCCTGGGCGGCATTCCGCTGGGCGGCATTCCGCTGGGCGGCATTCCGCTGGGCGGCATCCCGCATCGTCAGGCGTGGCCGATAGCGTGGTGGTGCGGCACCTGCGGCAGATGGCCGATTGGGCCAAAGCCGCCGGGCTGACAATTGCTCTCTATCCCCATGTAGGTTTTTATGTGGAACGGGCCGACCACGCTTTACAACTTGTGGAGCAGGTGGCTCGCCCAAACGTGGGACTGACTTTCAACCTCTGTCATTGGTTGGCCACGCGGGAAGGCGGACCGGTAGCTTTTCGTTACGACTGGAAGCCGCTGCTGGCCAAGCTGAAACCCCACCTGAAAATGATGACCATTTGCGGAGCCAACGATGTGCCGCTGACTCAGGCGGCAAAAGAGCCGGGCGGACTCTGGAACGACTATATCAAACTACTCGGAACGGGCAGCTTCGACACCTACGAACTGGTTCGATACGCCGTGCAGGAACTGGGATTTCGCGGCCCCATTGGGGTGCAGTTCTACGCGCTGAAAGGCGATAAACCCACCAACCTCCGCCAGACAATGGCGGTCTGGCAAGAATACCAAACCCGTTTCCCGCGACTTCGCTGA
- a CDS encoding phytanoyl-CoA dioxygenase family protein — MSFTTEHLETYQRDGYVIVRNLFSPAEVERLYAVAVSDDVLSQKTYARVDASGLKTRLALWYALDDSLYSKFARSARIVQAVEQILGGRAAHYHSKLMQKEPRTGGAWEWHQDYGYWYKNNGFLFPDMLSVLTALTPATKENGCLQMIKGSHRMGRVEHGFSGGQVGADMEKVNEALKIMPLEYLEMEPGDTAFFHCNTLHASAANLSDKPRWSIITAYNLISNKPYKDIHESSYMPIEPFTGDLLTEAKMGITETADFLAK; from the coding sequence ATGTCGTTTACAACCGAACATCTGGAAACCTACCAGCGCGACGGTTACGTTATCGTCCGCAACCTGTTCTCACCCGCCGAAGTCGAGCGGCTTTACGCCGTAGCGGTGAGCGATGATGTGCTAAGCCAGAAAACCTACGCCCGTGTCGATGCATCGGGCCTGAAAACCCGGCTGGCTCTGTGGTACGCCTTAGACGACAGTCTGTACAGCAAATTTGCCCGCTCGGCCCGAATCGTGCAGGCTGTGGAGCAGATTCTGGGCGGTCGGGCTGCGCATTACCACTCCAAACTGATGCAGAAGGAACCCCGCACGGGCGGTGCCTGGGAGTGGCATCAGGACTATGGCTACTGGTATAAAAACAACGGATTCCTGTTTCCCGATATGCTATCGGTGCTGACGGCCTTGACTCCGGCCACTAAGGAGAACGGCTGTCTGCAAATGATTAAAGGCTCCCACCGGATGGGCCGGGTCGAACATGGCTTCTCAGGTGGGCAGGTTGGGGCCGATATGGAAAAGGTGAACGAAGCCCTGAAAATCATGCCGCTGGAATACCTGGAGATGGAACCGGGCGACACGGCCTTTTTTCATTGCAATACCCTCCATGCGTCAGCGGCCAACCTGTCGGACAAGCCCCGCTGGTCGATCATTACGGCCTATAATCTAATCAGCAACAAACCTTATAAAGACATTCACGAGAGTAGTTATATGCCAATCGAGCCATTCACGGGCGATCTGCTGACCGAAGCTAAAATGGGCATTACCGAAACCGCCGATTTCCTGGCTAAGTAG